From a region of the Streptomyces tirandamycinicus genome:
- a CDS encoding lycopene cyclase family protein, whose protein sequence is MHDVDVVIVGAGAAGLSLARRITGPAPGRDGGLSVALVDAPAGPLRPPARTWCFWEESGGEYDDLLAASWDRLRVTAPDGMAVTARPAPLRYKMILSTHFEEHTGALLHRSGCRRYEAVVDRVRDLPGGGAEVRGRDGAGAEFGLRARWAFDSRPRRPGPARTTLLQHFRGWFVRTERPCFDPGVADLMDFRTPQPARGLSFGYVLPLGPREALVEYTEFSPAVLGTAAYERALRHYTGDVLGLGPFRVTAAEQGVIPMTDARFPRRTGRAVFPIGAAGGATRPSTGYTFAAAQRHTRAIADALARGRTPLVAGPHPPRARLMDAVLLRALDTGRIDGGAFFSGLFRDVPPHRLLRFLDGGTRWWEDVLIGFRTPVGPMLRTVLELPSIPRRPPLPEEHHRHAL, encoded by the coding sequence GTGCACGACGTGGACGTCGTCATCGTCGGTGCGGGTGCGGCGGGTCTCTCCCTCGCCCGCCGGATCACCGGACCGGCCCCCGGCCGTGACGGGGGTCTCTCCGTCGCGCTGGTCGACGCCCCCGCGGGGCCGCTGCGACCGCCCGCGCGCACCTGGTGCTTCTGGGAGGAGTCCGGCGGCGAGTACGACGACCTGCTCGCCGCGAGCTGGGACCGGTTGCGCGTGACCGCCCCCGACGGCATGGCGGTCACCGCGCGCCCTGCTCCCCTCCGGTACAAGATGATCCTCTCCACGCACTTCGAGGAGCACACGGGCGCGCTGCTGCACCGGTCCGGCTGCCGGCGGTACGAGGCGGTGGTCGACCGCGTCCGCGACCTGCCCGGCGGCGGCGCGGAGGTACGCGGACGGGACGGCGCCGGGGCGGAGTTCGGGCTGCGGGCGCGCTGGGCGTTCGACTCCCGGCCGAGGCGTCCGGGGCCCGCCCGGACCACGCTGCTCCAGCACTTCCGGGGCTGGTTCGTGCGTACCGAGCGGCCGTGCTTCGACCCGGGCGTCGCCGACCTCATGGACTTCCGCACTCCGCAGCCAGCCCGGGGACTGTCCTTCGGCTATGTACTGCCGCTCGGCCCGCGGGAGGCGCTGGTGGAGTACACGGAGTTCTCCCCGGCCGTCCTCGGCACCGCCGCGTACGAGCGGGCGCTGCGCCACTACACCGGTGACGTACTGGGGCTCGGCCCGTTCCGGGTGACCGCCGCCGAGCAGGGCGTGATCCCGATGACCGACGCGCGATTCCCGCGCCGGACGGGCCGGGCGGTGTTCCCCATCGGCGCGGCGGGAGGCGCCACCCGGCCCTCGACCGGCTATACGTTCGCCGCGGCGCAGCGCCACACCCGGGCCATCGCGGACGCGCTGGCCCGGGGCCGCACCCCGCTGGTCGCGGGGCCGCATCCGCCGCGGGCCCGGCTGATGGACGCGGTGCTGCTGCGGGCCCTGGACACCGGGCGGATCGACGGCGGCGCCTTCTTCAGCGGGCTGTTCCGCGATGTGCCCCCGCACCGCCTGCTGCGCTTCCTGGACGGCGGCACCCGCTGGTGGGAGGACGTGCTGATCGGATTCCGCACGCCGGTGGGGCCGATGCTCAGGACCGTACTCGAACTGCCGTCGATCCCCCGCCGTCCCCCGCTGCCCGAGGAGCATCACCGCCACGCCCTCTGA
- a CDS encoding FAD-dependent oxidoreductase, with protein sequence MSPGGRGRYRRGADHTGADHTGADHTRLRDTRRRDTRLHGTVPHGTGGRREEQAFDGRDRHSRVLPARPGRARVDGPPPHAGVVGGGIAGLAAATALAERGVRVTLYEREYGLGGRLAGWPVELADGSVATMSRGFHAFFRQYYNLRELLRRTDPGLHSLTPLPDYPLRHRDGMLDSFARVPRTPPLSALGFVALSPSFGWRDLLRMNPAAALPLLDVRVPGVYERLDTVGAADFLARIRFPEAAQHLAFEVFSRSFFADPRELSAAELALMFHIYFLGSSEGLLFDVPREPFPQALWEPLAEYLQGHGATIRTATPVDSVEPVPGGGLAVTAAGGTAVHDAVVLALDTAGLKRVVAASPGIGDPAWRAGVAGLRTAPPFLVSRFWLDRPVAPDRPGFLGTSGYGDLDNISVLDRWEGEAHRWALRTGGSVVELHAYAARTDGGRVAVRDRLLEQLHRVYPETRDAGVVDERHEWRDDCPLFPVGGHGSRPSVRTPDPVLMVAGDLVRTDLPVALMERAATSGFLAANALLARWGVRGHPLRTVPPRGRSALLRALARLGRD encoded by the coding sequence ATGAGCCCGGGCGGACGCGGCCGGTACCGCAGGGGCGCAGACCACACCGGCGCAGACCACACTGGCGCAGATCACACGCGCCTCCGTGACACACGCCGCCGTGACACACGCCTCCATGGCACGGTCCCGCACGGCACGGGCGGCCGGCGCGAGGAGCAGGCCTTCGACGGCCGGGACCGGCACTCGCGCGTCCTGCCCGCCCGGCCGGGCCGCGCGCGGGTGGACGGTCCCCCACCGCACGCCGGTGTCGTCGGCGGCGGTATCGCCGGTCTCGCGGCGGCCACCGCCCTGGCCGAGCGAGGCGTGCGCGTGACGCTGTACGAACGCGAGTACGGACTGGGCGGCCGGCTCGCGGGCTGGCCCGTGGAACTGGCCGACGGCTCCGTCGCCACCATGAGCCGCGGCTTCCACGCCTTCTTCCGGCAGTACTACAACCTCCGCGAGCTGCTGCGGCGCACCGACCCGGGGCTGCACTCGCTCACCCCGCTGCCCGACTACCCGCTGCGGCACCGCGACGGCATGCTCGACAGCTTCGCCCGCGTGCCGCGGACTCCGCCGCTCAGTGCACTGGGGTTCGTCGCGCTGAGCCCGTCGTTCGGCTGGCGCGACCTCCTGCGGATGAACCCCGCGGCGGCGCTGCCGCTGCTGGACGTACGCGTACCCGGGGTGTACGAGCGGCTGGACACGGTCGGGGCGGCGGACTTCCTCGCCCGGATCCGTTTCCCCGAGGCCGCGCAGCACCTCGCCTTCGAGGTCTTCTCCCGCAGCTTCTTCGCCGACCCGCGGGAGCTGTCGGCGGCGGAACTGGCGCTGATGTTCCACATCTACTTCCTGGGCTCCAGCGAGGGGCTGCTGTTCGACGTGCCCCGGGAGCCGTTCCCGCAGGCGCTGTGGGAGCCGCTGGCGGAGTACCTGCAGGGCCACGGGGCCACGATCCGCACGGCGACGCCGGTCGACTCGGTCGAGCCCGTGCCCGGCGGAGGACTCGCCGTGACCGCCGCGGGCGGTACGGCAGTCCATGACGCCGTGGTGCTCGCCCTGGACACGGCGGGACTCAAGCGGGTGGTCGCCGCGTCCCCCGGGATCGGTGACCCGGCCTGGCGGGCGGGCGTCGCGGGACTGCGGACCGCGCCGCCGTTCCTGGTGTCCCGGTTCTGGCTGGACCGCCCGGTGGCTCCGGACCGGCCCGGCTTCCTCGGCACCAGCGGCTACGGCGACCTGGACAACATCAGCGTGCTGGACCGCTGGGAGGGCGAGGCGCACCGCTGGGCGCTGCGGACGGGCGGTTCCGTGGTGGAACTGCACGCCTACGCCGCCCGTACCGACGGCGGACGGGTGGCCGTGCGTGACCGGCTGCTGGAGCAGCTGCATCGCGTGTACCCGGAGACGCGCGACGCGGGGGTGGTCGACGAGCGCCACGAATGGCGGGACGACTGCCCGCTGTTCCCCGTGGGCGGCCACGGGTCACGGCCGTCGGTGCGCACCCCCGACCCGGTCCTGATGGTGGCCGGCGACCTGGTCCGAACGGACCTTCCGGTGGCCCTCATGGAACGCGCCGCGACCAGCGGCTTCCTGGCCGCCAACGCTCTGCTGGCCCGCTGGGGCGTCCGCGGCCATCCGCTCCGCACGGTCCCGCCCCGGGGCCGCTCGGCACTGCTCCGGGCCCTGGCGAGGCTCGGAAGGGATTGA
- a CDS encoding hydrophobic protein: protein MVPLLLVLLLALLLFGAGFALKALWWIAVIVLVVWLLGFVIRPASGGRRGRWYRW from the coding sequence TTGGTTCCTTTGCTACTCGTTCTGCTGCTCGCCCTGTTGCTCTTCGGCGCGGGCTTCGCACTCAAGGCACTGTGGTGGATCGCCGTCATCGTTCTGGTGGTGTGGCTGCTCGGCTTCGTGATCCGTCCGGCGTCCGGCGGCCGCCGCGGCCGCTGGTACCGCTGGTAG
- a CDS encoding sensor histidine kinase → MTSHEDTRTPPGAPPKRTRLTVPIWLGIVLAAILVVVAGIAVVGARLLSQTAAESDDLVDRIQPAQVDAYRLQKALVDQQNGVRGFVLSRDVRWLEPYTQGQREEESAERSLRQELAGETALLEVVSRTTETAEAWRSGHAAPLVERARQGTLPPSAGPELQSAKAAFDRLRERFDELNTVLSDERAVARAEMHRTRTGHNWALAGMLAAFVAFAAALVIVLQRAVGRPLDRLRTAARRVADGDFEHRIEPAGPAETRHLAAAVEAMRVRVLDALRASQQREELLAARTAVLDEQAVELRRSNAELEQFAYVASHDLQEPLRKVASFCQLLEKRYGDQLDERAGQYIGFAVDGAKRMQVLINDLLTYSRVGRLNDARDTVSLDAALDGALANLGSAVEEAGAVVERPGGPHATTGDPMLLTMLWQNLIGNAVKFRAPGRPPVIRVTVDREGDGETSVWHYKVEDNGIGIPQEFAEKVFVIFQRLHSRDAYGGTGIGLALCKKIVEHHGGHIWIDTEQSEGTRIHFTVPAVSTGEDAAGGESPGGEALRQESSGHESSNRESSGHESSSRESSGGEPGSSGTGRSTAGGTSLTTGDHV, encoded by the coding sequence GTGACCAGTCACGAAGACACGCGGACACCGCCCGGCGCGCCGCCCAAGCGCACCCGCCTCACCGTCCCCATATGGCTCGGTATCGTCCTGGCCGCCATCCTGGTCGTGGTGGCGGGCATCGCGGTGGTCGGCGCCCGGCTCCTCTCCCAGACGGCGGCCGAGTCCGACGACCTGGTCGACCGCATCCAGCCCGCCCAGGTGGACGCGTACCGGCTGCAGAAGGCGCTGGTCGACCAGCAGAACGGAGTGCGGGGCTTCGTCCTCAGCAGGGACGTCCGCTGGCTGGAGCCGTACACGCAGGGCCAGCGGGAGGAGGAGTCCGCCGAGAGGTCCCTGCGGCAGGAGCTGGCCGGCGAGACCGCGCTCCTCGAGGTGGTCTCCCGCACGACCGAGACGGCCGAGGCCTGGCGGAGCGGCCACGCCGCGCCGCTCGTCGAACGGGCCCGCCAGGGCACACTGCCGCCGAGCGCCGGGCCGGAACTCCAGAGCGCCAAGGCCGCCTTCGACCGGCTGCGCGAGCGGTTCGACGAACTGAACACCGTGCTCAGCGACGAACGGGCCGTTGCCAGGGCGGAGATGCACCGTACCCGCACCGGTCACAACTGGGCCCTGGCCGGCATGCTCGCCGCCTTCGTCGCGTTCGCCGCCGCGCTGGTGATCGTTCTCCAGCGGGCCGTCGGACGGCCGCTCGACCGTCTGCGCACGGCCGCCCGGCGGGTCGCCGACGGCGACTTCGAGCACCGCATCGAGCCGGCCGGTCCGGCCGAGACCCGGCACCTCGCCGCGGCCGTGGAGGCGATGCGGGTCCGCGTCCTCGACGCCCTGAGGGCCTCTCAGCAGCGCGAGGAACTCCTCGCCGCGCGAACGGCGGTCCTGGACGAGCAGGCGGTGGAACTGCGCCGGTCCAACGCCGAGCTGGAGCAGTTCGCCTATGTCGCCTCCCACGATCTGCAGGAGCCGCTGCGGAAGGTGGCCTCCTTCTGCCAGCTGCTGGAGAAGCGCTACGGCGACCAGCTCGACGAACGGGCCGGGCAGTACATCGGCTTCGCCGTGGACGGCGCGAAGCGCATGCAGGTACTGATCAACGACCTGCTGACCTACTCCCGGGTGGGCCGGCTCAACGACGCCCGGGACACCGTCTCCCTGGACGCCGCGCTGGACGGCGCACTGGCCAACCTCGGCTCGGCCGTGGAGGAGGCCGGAGCCGTCGTCGAGCGCCCCGGCGGTCCGCACGCCACCACCGGCGACCCGATGCTGCTGACGATGCTGTGGCAGAACCTGATCGGCAACGCCGTGAAGTTCCGGGCCCCCGGCCGTCCGCCGGTCATCCGTGTCACCGTCGACCGGGAGGGCGACGGCGAGACCTCCGTCTGGCACTACAAGGTCGAGGACAACGGCATCGGCATCCCCCAGGAGTTCGCGGAGAAGGTCTTCGTGATCTTCCAGCGGCTGCACAGCCGGGACGCCTACGGCGGTACCGGTATAGGCCTGGCGCTCTGCAAGAAGATCGTGGAGCATCACGGCGGCCACATCTGGATCGACACCGAGCAGTCGGAGGGGACACGGATCCACTTCACCGTGCCCGCCGTCTCCACCGGGGAAGACGCCGCGGGCGGGGAGTCCCCGGGCGGGGAAGCCCTGCGCCAGGAGTCTTCGGGCCACGAGTCTTCGAACCGGGAGTCTTCAGGCCACGAGTCTTCGAGCCGGGAGTCTTCGGGCGGGGAGCCCGGCTCCTCGGGAACCGGTCGGTCCACGGCCGGCGGCACGTCCCTCACCACAGGAGATCACGTATGA
- a CDS encoding class I SAM-dependent methyltransferase: protein MSLLHNADLSAAFDRAARSYDRMVAANPGYHRQLRRSARRLGLPDGGLGARLLDLGCGTGASTAALLSAAPCAEVTAVDASAGMLERARRKPWPRGVSFVHSPAEGLAEAGVTGPFDAVFAAYLFRNVSDPDEVLARVRGLLAPGGRIAVHEYTLSGRPVHRAVWTAVCRGLVLPVARRSGDGELYGHLWRSVVEFDTAEEFARRMERAGFVHVRVLPLPGWHTGITHTFVARVPTAEERA from the coding sequence ATGTCCCTGCTGCACAACGCCGATCTGTCGGCGGCGTTCGACCGCGCCGCACGCTCCTACGACCGGATGGTCGCCGCCAATCCCGGATACCACCGGCAGCTGCGGCGGTCCGCGCGGCGGCTCGGGCTGCCGGACGGAGGGCTGGGGGCGCGGCTGCTGGACCTCGGCTGCGGGACGGGCGCGTCGACCGCCGCGCTGCTCTCGGCCGCCCCGTGCGCGGAGGTCACGGCGGTGGACGCGTCGGCGGGGATGCTGGAACGGGCCCGGCGCAAACCCTGGCCGCGGGGCGTCTCGTTCGTCCACTCCCCCGCCGAAGGGCTCGCCGAAGCCGGGGTGACGGGGCCCTTCGACGCCGTCTTCGCGGCCTATCTGTTCCGCAACGTCTCCGACCCCGACGAGGTGCTGGCCCGGGTACGCGGCCTGCTGGCCCCGGGCGGGCGCATCGCCGTCCACGAGTACACGCTCAGCGGCCGTCCGGTCCACCGCGCGGTCTGGACGGCGGTGTGCCGCGGGCTGGTCCTGCCCGTCGCCCGCCGTTCGGGGGACGGCGAGCTGTACGGGCATCTGTGGCGCAGCGTCGTCGAGTTCGACACGGCGGAGGAGTTCGCACGGCGCATGGAGCGGGCGGGGTTCGTGCACGTCCGGGTCCTGCCGCTGCCCGGCTGGCACACGGGCATCACCCACACCTTCGTGGCGCGGGTACCGACGGCGGAGGAGCGGGCATGA
- a CDS encoding RNA polymerase sigma factor, whose translation MALVRSAQPHRSPAGPGPGGPRPSPEARAPGELLDDVSMAAGFAAGDEGSLEVAYRRWGSLVYTLARRTLGDEREAEDVTQQVFLAAWRGRRGYRPGRGGLAGWLVGITRHKVADALAARTRRAELVAAAGAFLSPAPGPATGPGPEQAVDRVLVLRALQDLPSAQQHVIRLAFYADLTQTQIAERTGLPLGTVKSHMRRALLSLRRSLTTEE comes from the coding sequence ATGGCCCTTGTCCGATCCGCACAGCCCCACCGATCCCCCGCCGGGCCCGGCCCGGGCGGTCCGCGCCCGTCGCCGGAAGCCCGCGCACCGGGCGAACTCCTCGACGACGTTTCCATGGCGGCCGGGTTCGCCGCGGGCGACGAGGGCTCGCTGGAGGTCGCCTACCGCCGCTGGGGCTCCCTCGTCTACACCCTCGCCCGGCGCACCCTGGGGGACGAGCGCGAGGCGGAGGACGTGACCCAGCAGGTCTTCCTCGCCGCCTGGCGGGGACGCCGGGGCTACCGACCCGGTCGGGGCGGCCTCGCCGGCTGGCTGGTCGGCATCACCCGCCACAAGGTGGCGGACGCCCTCGCCGCCCGTACCCGGCGCGCCGAACTCGTCGCCGCGGCCGGGGCGTTCCTCTCCCCCGCGCCCGGGCCCGCCACCGGCCCCGGTCCCGAGCAGGCGGTCGACCGGGTGCTGGTGCTGCGCGCCCTGCAGGACCTGCCCTCCGCCCAGCAGCACGTCATACGGCTCGCGTTCTACGCCGACCTGACCCAGACCCAGATCGCCGAACGGACGGGGCTGCCCCTCGGCACGGTCAAGAGCCATATGCGGCGCGCTCTGCTGTCCCTCCGCCGCTCGCTCACCACGGAGGAGTGA
- a CDS encoding IS30 family transposase, translated as MPRRHPGRDKYERLRAAGVARRVAARQVGVNERTAKDWDWGVKKTATTRTYADGRRVDYTAGTVTMCGVTTPPVGLTALEKQLNPRFLTLAEREKIRDLRAAGQSLRAIGRALGRPASTVKREIDANSGREGYQPYAAHRAAAARRPRPKDRKLLREGRLRRFVQDHLRRRWSPEQICHALVKEHPDDESMRVSVETIYQALYFQARGGLKREVQAAIRSGRTRRKPRRDPERRTPRFIDPMVMISDRPAAVEDRAVPGHWEGDLIIGAGGRSAIATLVERSTRYTMLVHLPGGAHDAETVRDGLVRTIQTLPAHLRGSLTWDQGSEMARHKQFTMATDMPVYFCDPASPWQRGSNENTNGLLRQYFPKGTDLSLHSPEDLEHVAQELNGRPRKTLGWDTPAERLRDLLTT; from the coding sequence CTGCCGCGGCGGCACCCCGGGCGCGACAAGTACGAGCGGCTTCGGGCCGCCGGTGTCGCACGCCGGGTCGCGGCCCGGCAGGTCGGTGTGAACGAGCGCACGGCCAAGGACTGGGACTGGGGCGTCAAGAAGACCGCCACGACGCGCACCTATGCCGACGGGCGGCGTGTCGACTACACGGCGGGGACCGTCACGATGTGCGGTGTGACCACGCCACCGGTGGGCCTGACGGCCCTGGAGAAGCAGCTCAACCCGCGATTCTTGACGCTCGCCGAGCGCGAGAAGATCCGCGATCTGCGCGCGGCGGGTCAGTCGCTGCGGGCGATCGGGCGTGCTCTGGGACGGCCGGCGAGCACGGTCAAGCGGGAGATCGACGCGAACTCGGGCCGCGAGGGCTACCAGCCCTACGCGGCCCACCGGGCGGCGGCAGCGCGCAGGCCCCGGCCCAAGGATCGCAAGCTGCTGCGCGAGGGACGGCTGCGCCGCTTCGTCCAGGACCACCTGCGCAGGCGGTGGTCACCGGAACAGATCTGCCACGCTCTGGTAAAGGAACATCCCGACGACGAGAGCATGCGGGTGAGCGTGGAAACGATCTACCAGGCGCTGTATTTCCAGGCCCGCGGCGGCCTGAAACGGGAAGTGCAGGCAGCCATCCGCTCCGGCCGGACCCGCCGCAAACCACGCCGGGACCCCGAGCGGCGCACTCCCCGGTTCATCGACCCGATGGTGATGATCAGCGACCGGCCCGCCGCCGTCGAGGACCGGGCCGTGCCCGGGCACTGGGAAGGCGACCTGATCATCGGCGCAGGCGGGCGCTCCGCGATCGCCACCCTGGTCGAACGCAGCACCCGCTACACCATGCTGGTCCACCTGCCGGGCGGAGCCCACGACGCCGAGACCGTCCGTGACGGGCTCGTCCGCACCATCCAGACCCTGCCCGCCCACCTACGCGGCTCTCTCACCTGGGACCAGGGCAGCGAGATGGCACGCCACAAGCAGTTCACCATGGCCACCGACATGCCCGTCTACTTCTGCGACCCGGCCTCGCCCTGGCAACGCGGCTCGAACGAGAACACCAACGGGCTGCTGCGGCAGTACTTCCCGAAAGGCACCGACCTGAGCCTGCACAGTCCCGAAGACCTCGAACACGTCGCCCAGGAACTCAACGGCCGCCCACGCAAGACGCTCGGCTGGGATACCCCAGCCGAGCGTCTACGTGATCTACTCACCACCTGA
- a CDS encoding response regulator produces MNATKPIEVLLVEDDPGDELMTREAFADNKIGNSLHVVRDGQEALDFLYRQGAHKDAPRPDLILLDLNLPKYDGRQVLERIKADEDLTHIPVVVLTTSAAEEDILRSYRLHASAYVTKPVDLEQFIAAIRKIDDFFVTVVRLPRP; encoded by the coding sequence ATGAACGCCACCAAGCCCATCGAGGTGCTCCTCGTCGAGGACGATCCGGGCGACGAGCTGATGACGCGGGAGGCGTTCGCGGACAACAAGATCGGCAACAGCCTGCACGTGGTGCGCGACGGACAGGAGGCGCTGGACTTCCTCTACCGGCAGGGCGCCCACAAGGACGCCCCGCGCCCCGATCTGATCCTCCTCGACCTCAATCTGCCCAAGTACGACGGACGCCAGGTGCTGGAGCGCATCAAGGCGGACGAGGACCTCACCCACATCCCCGTGGTGGTGCTGACGACGTCCGCGGCGGAGGAGGACATCCTGCGCAGCTACCGGCTCCACGCCAGCGCCTACGTCACCAAGCCGGTGGACCTCGAGCAGTTCATCGCCGCGATCCGGAAGATCGACGACTTCTTCGTCACCGTGGTGCGGCTGCCCCGTCCCTGA
- a CDS encoding STAS domain-containing protein codes for MDASSEDQSRTDREARPDGEGPVGAQYAAGDAWVIAARGDLDMTSLPPLDDALASASAEHSTVILDVSGVTFGDSAFLNLLLRVHQKADLRVAKPQPQLRRLLEITGADKVLDVRHDLDAVPRP; via the coding sequence ATGGACGCGAGCAGCGAAGACCAGTCCCGTACCGACCGCGAGGCCCGGCCGGACGGAGAAGGCCCGGTCGGCGCCCAGTACGCGGCCGGCGACGCATGGGTGATCGCCGCGCGCGGCGATCTGGACATGACCAGCCTGCCGCCGCTGGACGACGCGCTGGCATCGGCGTCCGCCGAGCATTCCACGGTGATCCTCGACGTCTCCGGCGTGACGTTCGGGGACTCGGCCTTCCTGAACCTGCTGCTGCGCGTCCATCAGAAGGCGGACCTGCGCGTGGCGAAGCCGCAGCCGCAGCTACGCCGTCTGCTGGAGATCACCGGAGCGGACAAGGTCCTGGACGTCAGGCACGACCTGGACGCCGTGCCCCGTCCCTGA
- a CDS encoding ATP-binding protein yields MTSSVIGTSHDAASAWAGEAWAGAVYDGGPGSIAEARGFATEFLVDRHGFDPASETVGAVRLVVSELVTNACKYAHGPCAVDIERIPSGVEVTVWDSSTALPLARAADPGRVGQHGLEIVLALCEGFTVEREPVGKRVTVRVSCA; encoded by the coding sequence ATGACTTCGAGTGTGATCGGAACGAGTCACGACGCGGCCTCGGCGTGGGCCGGAGAGGCGTGGGCCGGCGCGGTGTACGACGGCGGCCCCGGAAGTATCGCCGAGGCCCGCGGCTTCGCCACGGAGTTCCTGGTGGACAGGCACGGCTTCGACCCGGCGTCGGAGACCGTGGGTGCCGTCCGGCTGGTCGTGTCGGAGTTGGTGACCAACGCCTGCAAGTACGCCCACGGCCCCTGCGCCGTGGACATCGAGCGCATCCCCTCGGGCGTGGAGGTCACGGTCTGGGACAGCAGCACGGCCCTGCCGCTGGCTAGGGCCGCGGATCCGGGACGCGTGGGCCAGCACGGGCTGGAGATCGTCCTGGCGCTGTGCGAGGGCTTCACCGTGGAGCGCGAGCCGGTCGGCAAGCGCGTCACGGTACGCGTCTCCTGCGCCTGA
- a CDS encoding PP2C family protein-serine/threonine phosphatase, with protein MTGPGVLVPQVPLARVSPADLAAVGDSRVTVLLVEDDDGDALLVEETLRDSGLAVRLTRARSLAEARRELSGEHGPPAECVLLDLHLPDAQGLDVVGQVLAVSPRAAVVVLTGLAEEGVGLSAVAAGAQDYLIKGVFEPTVLARSVRYAVQRRQIEQAAMALEASRMRAQENSRLERGLLPSPLLHGAGVQVVSRYEPSRSLGLLSGDFYDVVEAPDGTVHAVIGDVSGHGPDEAALGVCLRVAWRSFTLAGVTGTGVCELMQKVLVAERTGSEIFATVTTVELPPGMTKAKVVRAGHPPLLLRDPAGVRLVETAVGPALGLLPDGRRHWREDHVDLPAAGGLALFTDGLFEGRVSADGKRLGEDGLLALARRNAGRSAEEFVTALIAETRALSADHGGHSDDVALLHLEWNEQK; from the coding sequence GTGACGGGTCCGGGGGTCCTGGTCCCGCAGGTGCCTCTGGCCCGCGTGTCACCGGCCGATCTCGCGGCCGTCGGCGACTCCCGGGTGACGGTCCTGCTCGTCGAGGACGACGACGGGGACGCGCTGCTGGTGGAGGAGACCCTCCGGGACAGCGGCCTCGCGGTCCGGCTCACCCGCGCCCGCTCGCTGGCCGAGGCGCGCCGGGAGTTGAGCGGCGAGCACGGACCGCCCGCCGAGTGCGTCCTGCTCGACCTGCACCTCCCCGACGCGCAGGGACTGGACGTCGTCGGCCAGGTGCTGGCCGTGTCCCCCCGCGCGGCGGTCGTCGTGCTGACGGGGCTGGCCGAGGAGGGCGTGGGACTCTCCGCCGTCGCGGCCGGCGCTCAGGACTACCTCATCAAGGGCGTCTTCGAACCGACCGTGCTGGCCCGCTCCGTCAGGTACGCGGTGCAGCGCCGCCAGATCGAGCAGGCGGCGATGGCCCTGGAGGCCAGCCGGATGCGCGCCCAGGAGAACTCCCGGCTGGAACGGGGCCTGCTGCCCTCGCCGCTGCTGCACGGCGCCGGGGTGCAGGTCGTGTCCCGGTACGAGCCCAGCAGGTCGCTGGGCCTGCTGAGCGGGGACTTCTACGACGTCGTGGAGGCCCCGGACGGCACGGTGCACGCCGTCATCGGCGACGTCTCCGGCCACGGCCCGGACGAGGCCGCACTCGGCGTGTGCCTCCGCGTGGCCTGGCGCTCCTTCACCCTCGCCGGTGTCACGGGCACCGGCGTGTGCGAACTCATGCAGAAGGTGCTGGTGGCCGAGCGCACCGGGTCCGAGATCTTCGCCACGGTCACGACCGTCGAACTCCCGCCGGGCATGACCAAGGCCAAGGTCGTCCGCGCCGGGCACCCCCCGCTGCTGCTGCGGGACCCCGCGGGCGTGCGGCTCGTGGAGACCGCCGTCGGCCCGGCGCTCGGCCTGCTGCCCGACGGCCGCCGCCACTGGCGGGAGGACCACGTAGACCTGCCGGCCGCCGGCGGGCTGGCCCTGTTCACCGACGGACTCTTCGAAGGCCGGGTCAGCGCCGACGGGAAGCGGCTCGGCGAGGACGGCCTGCTCGCCCTCGCGCGACGCAACGCCGGCCGTTCCGCCGAGGAGTTCGTCACCGCCCTGATCGCGGAGACGCGCGCCCTCTCCGCCGACCACGGCGGCCACAGCGACGACGTCGCGCTTCTCCACCTCGAATGGAACGAGCAGAAGTGA